In a single window of the Patescibacteria group bacterium genome:
- a CDS encoding PH domain-containing protein — translation MKDRISQQKRNSALSAYTENPGDVNFAAQEPGEEVLLLLRRHPITNLPWLLVLLFLILFPFALVLILENTLFENVFIPVRVRILLSILWYLFCCGYALLSFLSWFFNIYLVTDRKIVDLDYFGLLFFRVSETELSQIQDVTYSVSGAAHTLFNYGDIYVQTAAEAREFDFIAVPRPAQVHDLITDLAQLYD, via the coding sequence ATGAAGGATAGGATTTCTCAGCAAAAGAGGAACTCAGCCCTTTCTGCTTATACAGAAAACCCAGGTGATGTTAACTTTGCCGCTCAGGAGCCTGGGGAGGAGGTTTTACTTCTTCTAAGAAGACATCCCATAACAAACCTACCCTGGTTGTTGGTTCTGCTTTTCCTAATCTTGTTCCCTTTTGCGCTTGTCTTAATTCTTGAAAATACCTTGTTTGAAAACGTTTTTATCCCAGTTAGGGTAAGGATATTACTCAGTATTCTTTGGTATCTTTTTTGTTGTGGTTACGCCTTATTATCCTTTCTTTCGTGGTTTTTCAATATTTATTTGGTTACTGACCGGAAAATAGTGGATCTGGATTATTTTGGTCTCCTTTTCTTTCGTGTTTCGGAGACTGAGTTATCTCAGATTCAAGATGTTACCTATAGTGTAAGCGGTGCTGCCCATACACTTTTTAATTATGGTGACATATATGTACAGACAGCTGCAGAAGCGCGTGAGTTTGATTTTATTGCTGTTCCGCGACCGGCACAAGTCCATGATTTGATTACAGATCTTGCCCAATTGTATGATTGA
- a CDS encoding DUF5657 family protein yields MIEEVIPLQFNLVTLVEYILGVLVLFYVVFSLLAVRQIHLLVMNIKTSVSGWVYAVGFINFIFAFLAFAATIALIF; encoded by the coding sequence ATGATTGAAGAAGTTATTCCTTTGCAATTTAATCTTGTTACCTTAGTAGAATACATTTTGGGAGTTTTGGTGCTCTTTTATGTAGTATTTTCATTGCTAGCAGTTCGGCAAATACATCTTCTTGTAATGAACATAAAGACTAGCGTTTCTGGTTGGGTATATGCTGTTGGATTTATAAATTTTATTTTTGCTTTTTTAGCTTTTGCTGCTACAATAGCTTTAATTTTTTGA
- a CDS encoding O-antigen ligase family protein, giving the protein MENQIVSICDKTIYVLYILLFFITPLLICPWTYELFEFPKMIFVYALAVLIVACFTIRSLFTSFPSLQHVFKKVPWITLLFVHLVWFFFSVVFSMHIYTSIFGYYSRFHGGLFSVGAYLALFLVYIFEFGAKPEVFVKFCFALVFSSFIVSIYAVLQHFGIDNQYWVQDSASRVFSFLGQPNWLAAWLLMVIPLSWAFYFAERKGFLKIVFFVLSVITFTAFWFTYSLSGLLGFVVVVGFFFIVFPIQARSFYPKGTVFILALAYGFIITCYSGPYLERIEGAWRHLVGNYEVYASELNIAGGGDTAQIRKIVWRGALDVWKSSPKVFLVGTGPETFAYAFLPHRPSELNKTSEWEFLYNRAHNEYLDVLTEQGAFGLLSYLAYVGVFVWWGLGKDSAIVGLGALGERRIQYLKRAAFCGWLSLLVTNLFGFSVVPTALLFWLYPAFLCAACAY; this is encoded by the coding sequence ATGGAAAATCAGATAGTGTCAATATGCGACAAGACTATTTACGTTTTGTATATACTGTTATTTTTTATAACACCCCTACTAATATGCCCTTGGACATATGAGCTTTTTGAGTTTCCAAAGATGATTTTTGTTTATGCTTTAGCAGTGCTTATTGTTGCCTGCTTTACTATTAGATCTCTTTTTACTTCTTTTCCTTCTCTACAACATGTTTTCAAAAAAGTACCGTGGATAACTCTACTTTTTGTTCATTTAGTTTGGTTTTTCTTCTCGGTAGTTTTCTCTATGCACATCTATACTTCTATTTTTGGCTATTATTCCCGGTTTCACGGAGGACTTTTTAGTGTTGGAGCTTACCTTGCTCTCTTCTTGGTGTATATTTTTGAATTTGGAGCTAAGCCAGAGGTGTTTGTGAAGTTTTGCTTTGCGTTAGTATTTTCAAGTTTTATTGTTAGTATTTATGCTGTTCTTCAACATTTTGGAATTGACAACCAGTATTGGGTTCAGGATTCTGCTTCCCGCGTTTTTTCTTTCTTGGGTCAGCCAAATTGGTTGGCTGCTTGGTTATTAATGGTTATTCCCTTGTCTTGGGCTTTTTACTTTGCGGAAAGAAAGGGATTTTTAAAAATAGTGTTTTTCGTGTTGTCAGTTATTACATTTACCGCTTTTTGGTTTACTTACTCGTTGTCAGGGCTTTTGGGCTTTGTTGTAGTTGTGGGATTCTTTTTTATTGTTTTTCCTATTCAAGCGCGGAGCTTTTACCCAAAAGGGACTGTTTTTATTTTGGCACTAGCTTATGGTTTTATAATTACTTGTTATTCAGGTCCTTACTTAGAAAGAATAGAGGGAGCTTGGAGGCATTTAGTTGGAAATTATGAGGTGTATGCTTCGGAACTTAATATTGCTGGAGGAGGTGATACTGCCCAAATACGAAAAATTGTTTGGCGCGGAGCTCTCGATGTGTGGAAAAGCTCTCCCAAGGTATTTTTGGTGGGAACTGGTCCGGAAACCTTTGCTTATGCCTTTTTGCCTCATAGGCCTTCAGAATTAAATAAAACATCTGAATGGGAGTTTCTTTATAACCGAGCGCACAATGAGTACCTGGATGTTCTTACTGAGCAAGGTGCCTTTGGCCTTCTTTCTTACTTAGCGTATGTTGGAGTTTTTGTTTGGTGGGGGTTGGGCAAAGACAGTGCTATTGTAGGGTTAGGTGCCCTTGGGGAAAGAAGGATCCAGTATCTAAAGCGTGCTGCGTTTTGTGGTTGGCTTAGTTTGCTTGTCACCAACCTTTTTGGATTTTCCGTGGTTCCCACTGCACTGCTTTTTTGGCTTTACCCAGCTTTTTTATGTGCTGCGTGTGCTTACTGA